In Halobaculum sp. XH14, a single genomic region encodes these proteins:
- a CDS encoding methyltransferase domain-containing protein, translating to MYGLELAGEEDAFAAREAATAASGVSVLAPGLAVADAVAPERVRGLAYTHRALDLLGRVEGGADAASATAVVESGLRDVADAERREGTVAVRARVVRDSADVSTGAAERECGEALVEAGFPVDLDDPDHVLRVLFADGTCLVGWVVAESVRDFSTRKPTDRPFFQPGSMAPMDARAYANLAGAGPGTRVLDPMCGTGGTLIEAGLVGSDVLGADAQAKMVRGTRENLARYLPGDVEFEVIRGDATALGLRDDAVDGVVFDAPYGRQSKIARHRLADLVEGALSEAFRVAPRGVLIADRSWRAEAEAAGWSVTDSFERRVHRSLVRHVLVLDGR from the coding sequence GTGTACGGGCTCGAACTCGCCGGCGAGGAGGACGCCTTCGCGGCCCGGGAGGCCGCGACCGCCGCGAGCGGCGTGTCCGTCCTCGCCCCGGGCCTCGCGGTCGCCGACGCGGTCGCGCCCGAGCGCGTCCGGGGGCTCGCCTACACCCACCGCGCGCTCGACCTGCTCGGTCGGGTCGAGGGAGGGGCTGACGCCGCGAGCGCCACGGCCGTCGTTGAGTCGGGCCTGCGGGACGTCGCCGACGCCGAACGCCGCGAGGGGACGGTCGCGGTCCGGGCCCGCGTCGTCCGCGACTCGGCCGACGTGAGCACCGGCGCTGCCGAGCGCGAGTGCGGCGAGGCGCTCGTCGAGGCCGGCTTCCCGGTCGACCTCGACGATCCGGACCACGTCCTCCGGGTGCTGTTCGCCGACGGGACCTGCCTGGTCGGCTGGGTCGTCGCCGAGTCGGTCCGGGACTTCTCGACGCGCAAGCCGACCGATCGGCCGTTCTTCCAGCCCGGGAGCATGGCGCCGATGGACGCCCGGGCGTACGCCAACCTCGCCGGCGCCGGCCCCGGCACCCGCGTGCTCGACCCGATGTGTGGCACGGGCGGGACGCTCATCGAGGCCGGCCTCGTCGGCAGCGACGTCCTCGGGGCCGACGCGCAGGCGAAGATGGTCCGGGGAACGCGGGAGAACCTCGCACGGTATCTGCCCGGCGATGTCGAGTTCGAGGTGATTCGGGGCGACGCCACGGCGCTCGGACTCCGGGACGATGCCGTCGACGGCGTCGTGTTCGACGCGCCGTACGGCCGGCAGTCGAAGATCGCCCGGCACCGGCTGGCAGACCTCGTGGAGGGCGCGCTCTCGGAGGCCTTCCGGGTCGCGCCCCGCGGGGTGCTGATCGCCGACCGGTCCTGGCGCGCCGAGGCGGAGGCTGCCGGGTGGTCGGTGACGGACTCGTTCGAGCGCCGGGTACACCGGTCGCTCGTCCGGCACGTGCTGGTTCTCGACGGACGCTGA
- a CDS encoding DUF7473 family protein has translation MLLQTSPGRVVAGFLLIAVLSTLVANTAAYYVLGDAAELRRAVLPGVAMAAVGLTAAVLPVAAVIGLALVVDFVAVAVAYDLNRRGTAMVTAMHYTLTVAVALFANYSLALYQDAPL, from the coding sequence ATGTTACTCCAGACCTCGCCGGGCCGGGTCGTCGCCGGCTTCCTCCTCATCGCGGTGCTCTCGACGCTCGTCGCCAACACCGCCGCCTACTACGTGCTCGGTGACGCCGCCGAACTCCGCCGCGCGGTGCTCCCGGGCGTCGCCATGGCGGCCGTCGGCCTCACCGCCGCCGTGCTCCCGGTGGCGGCCGTCATCGGCCTCGCGCTCGTCGTCGACTTCGTTGCCGTCGCGGTCGCGTACGACCTGAACCGCCGCGGCACCGCGATGGTGACCGCGATGCACTACACGCTCACGGTCGCGGTCGCGCTGTTCGCCAACTACTCGCTCGCGCTGTACCAGGACGCCCCGCTGTGA
- a CDS encoding TATA-box-binding protein has translation MADAKESIHIENVVASTGIGQELDLQTVAMDLEGADYDPEQFPGLVYRTQDPKSAALIFRSGKIVCTGAKSTDAVHRALDLVFDELRALDIPIEENPEVTVQNIVTSADLGASLNLNAIAIGLGLENIEYEPEQFPGLVYRLGEPDVVALLFGSGKLVITGGKEPSDAEAAVDVITERLTELGLFG, from the coding sequence ATGGCCGACGCAAAGGAGTCGATACATATCGAGAACGTCGTCGCGTCGACGGGGATCGGGCAGGAACTCGACCTCCAGACGGTTGCGATGGACCTTGAGGGGGCCGACTACGACCCCGAGCAGTTCCCGGGGCTCGTCTACCGGACGCAGGACCCGAAGAGCGCGGCGCTCATCTTCCGGTCGGGCAAGATCGTCTGCACGGGCGCGAAATCCACCGACGCCGTCCATCGAGCGCTCGATCTGGTGTTCGACGAGCTGCGCGCGCTCGACATCCCGATCGAGGAGAACCCGGAGGTCACCGTCCAGAACATCGTCACCTCGGCGGACCTGGGTGCCTCGCTCAACCTCAACGCGATCGCCATCGGGCTCGGGCTCGAGAACATCGAGTACGAACCCGAGCAGTTCCCCGGGCTCGTCTACCGGCTCGGCGAACCGGACGTCGTCGCCCTGCTGTTCGGCTCGGGGAAGCTCGTCATCACCGGCGGGAAGGAGCCCAGCGACGCCGAGGCGGCCGTGGACGTCATCACCGAGCGCCTCACGGAGCTCGGCCTCTTCGGCTGA